CAAGCATCTTCTACAATAGCAAAGTATTCTGAAACTTCCTTTGCTTGATTCGACGGAGAACTGCCAGCACTTCCGGCAACATAACCGTCACCTAGTCGACCTGAGCGTCTAAGTGCTGCTTCAGAGCGACCTCCAATTAATAATTCTGGACCGCTTTTTCGTGAGTAAGTTGGACCTATTGGTCCTACTCCTTCACGAAAAGATTCTCCATTCCAAATTTTTTTCATTTCCTCAATCTGCTGCTCCATAAGGCGCCCGCGATTTTTCATCTCTGCACCACTGGCTGCAAAATCATCAGGACGAGAACCCACACCTATCCCAAGAACAAATCTACCTCCCGAAATTGAGTCAATACTCGAAACCTGTTTGGCCATTATTGCTGCGCTTCTTAAAGGAGCAACAAGAACTGTAGGCATAAGGCGAACCCTAGAGGTAACTGCTGCTGCTGCTGCCATTACTGTTAAAACATCATGATTTCCGTAAACTAGCCGATCAATTTGGGCAAGTGAAGAAAATGGCCCTTCATCTGCGCGGATGGCCCAATCGACAACAATATCCCCTTTATTTGCAGGTATTAATTTAGGAAGCGCTATCCCTATTTCCATGTATCCCTCCGAGTCATTTCCAAGATAGCTTGTAAATTACAAACCCGCTGTGCATGACCATATTTTAATTTTTTATTGCCCAACTAACTTTCGCCTGGCTTCAGCATCCTCACCGCCTTCAACGCCTCTTTGGTTCAATATTGGGCTATATTTACTAGCCATACCTTGGCGCTGATACACACTTCCCCCAGTCCCAGTTCCACCTACATCATTAGGGTTAATTTTTGCAGCCAATTCTCTTGGATACTCCGTAATCATTCCATGATAAGTATTTTCTTCTTCAGTCCTAAAAGTGTTGATCGGATCACCACCGTCTTCAACTATTTTGATATTGTCTTCAAGCATTTGCCTGAACATGATGATCCCTTTGTCTGATCGTCCTAGGTGTTCACCTGTTCTATCCGCAATTGCTCCTTGGGTAACCCACGCTGCCAAATCTTGAGCAGAATTAGAGTCCAATAAAACGTATTGGGGCTGTGAGTTCTCATCTAGCTCAATGACCGGTGGTTGAAAGAAAGGTATGTCTTCAAATTTTTGTTCAGGAGTACTAGATTCTTTTTGGTGGCACATAACCCACCAATGCGCCGTATGTGTATCGTCGATAGGAACTCTGATTTGGACTGCAGGTCCAGTCATACCCCATTTCTCACGATCAAACCCATCACCGCCTTGGCGCAAATAATACGGGAAAATTATTGGGTGCCCTTCTCTCCATGAAGTGTCTTCTTCGGAGCCACCTTGCATAACGCGCCGTTTATATATGCCATATTCAAATTCAGTGAAAGCTATTTTTTCATGATTGC
This genomic stretch from Dehalococcoidia bacterium harbors:
- a CDS encoding LLM class flavin-dependent oxidoreductase gives rise to the protein MEIGIALPKLIPANKGDIVVDWAIRADEGPFSSLAQIDRLVYGNHDVLTVMAAAAAVTSRVRLMPTVLVAPLRSAAIMAKQVSSIDSISGGRFVLGIGVGSRPDDFAASGAEMKNRGRLMEQQIEEMKKIWNGESFREGVGPIGPTYSRKSGPELLIGGRSEAALRRSGRLGDGYVAGSAGSSPSNQAKEVSEYFAIVEDAWKEAEKPGRPRLVAGLTCAWGKYAADRTADSIRSYYSFRGEAARRMDVLVPSDDKSLIEAFRAYEEIGCDELVLEPGIGDLEQIDRLADFVARYY
- a CDS encoding aromatic ring-hydroxylating dioxygenase subunit alpha, with product DKIQMKAYPVEVKAGLVFAYLGPQPAPLVPNWDVFAIEDVIRDIGYAELACNWLQCQENSLDPVHLEWLHGYWSNFISEVRSETDKQRTIRNHEKIAFTEFEYGIYKRRVMQGGSEEDTSWREGHPIIFPYYLRQGGDGFDREKWGMTGPAVQIRVPIDDTHTAHWWVMCHQKESSTPEQKFEDIPFFQPPVIELDENSQPQYVLLDSNSAQDLAAWVTQGAIADRTGEHLGRSDKGIIMFRQMLEDNIKIVEDGGDPINTFRTEEENTYHGMITEYPRELAAKINPNDVGGTGTGGSVYQRQGMASKYSPILNQRGVEGGEDAEARRKLVGQ